A window of the Gossypium hirsutum isolate 1008001.06 chromosome A05, Gossypium_hirsutum_v2.1, whole genome shotgun sequence genome harbors these coding sequences:
- the LOC107960076 gene encoding uncharacterized protein At4g28440, translating to MAESKTLRKPIFTKVDQLRPGTSGHTLTIKVVNTKMVFQKGRPDGPQVRQIRIAESLVGDETGMIIFTARNEQVDFMKEGATLTLRNAKIDMFKGSMRLAVDKWGRVEVAEPDSFKVKEDNNLSLIEYELINIVEE from the exons ATGGCAGAATCAAAGACATTGAGAAAGCCTATTTTCACCAAGGTGGACCAACTTCGCCCGGGGACTAGTGGTCATACTCTTACGATCAAGGTTGTCAATACAAAGATGGTATTTCAGAAGGGTCGTCCTGATGGTCCTCAAGTTCGTCAAATTCGGATTGCTGAAAGCTTGGTCGGAGACGAGACAGGAATGATTATCTTTACAGCAAGAAATGAACAAG TTGACTTCATGAAAGAAGGTGCTACCCTAACTCTTCGAAATGCAAAAATTGACATGTTTAAGGGGTCGATGAGGCTTGCAGTGGACAAGTGGGGTCGTGTTGAGGTCGCTGAACCCGATAGTTTCAAGGTGAAGGAAGATAACAATCTGTCTTTGATTGAATATGAGCTCATTAATATTGTTGAAGAATAA